Proteins encoded by one window of Aliivibrio wodanis:
- the arcA gene encoding arginine deiminase, translating to MNKLFVGSEIGQLRRVILHRPERALSHLTPTNCHELLFDDVLSVEKALLEHDQFVLTLQSQDVEVLLLQDLLEETLQQPEAKQWLLKHQISHYRFGPTFANQIRAFLLEKSNKELASILLGGLAFIELPFKAPSMLQQLSDPFDFVIDPLPNHLFTRDTSCWIYGGVSINPMAKAARKRESNHLRAIYRWHPLFSQQVFPQYFEDENRDYDNATIEGGDVLVIGKGNVLVGISERTTPQGIENLAKQLFRTHQAKQVIAIKLPEDRSCMHLDTVMTHMDHNVFSVYPRVINKDMPCWSITPCGEQQLAIKEMPNFQQVLKSALELDELNIITTGGDSYEAEREQWHDANNVLTIKPGVVVAYERNTYTNEKYDKAGITVLPITGDELGRGRGGARCMSCPIERDGI from the coding sequence ATGAATAAGCTATTTGTTGGCTCTGAAATTGGTCAACTTCGTCGAGTTATTCTTCACCGCCCAGAAAGAGCACTAAGCCACTTAACACCGACGAACTGTCACGAGTTACTCTTTGATGATGTATTATCGGTTGAAAAAGCACTTCTTGAGCACGATCAGTTTGTTTTAACATTACAATCTCAAGATGTTGAAGTGCTTCTCTTACAAGACTTACTCGAAGAGACACTACAGCAGCCTGAAGCAAAACAATGGCTGTTAAAGCATCAAATCTCTCACTATCGTTTTGGCCCTACCTTTGCTAACCAAATCAGAGCCTTTTTACTTGAAAAAAGTAACAAAGAACTTGCCTCAATTTTATTAGGTGGCCTTGCCTTTATTGAACTGCCATTTAAAGCGCCTTCTATGTTGCAGCAATTGAGTGACCCGTTTGATTTTGTCATTGACCCATTACCAAACCATTTATTTACTCGTGATACTTCATGTTGGATCTATGGTGGTGTCTCTATCAACCCAATGGCAAAAGCGGCAAGAAAAAGAGAATCAAATCATTTACGTGCAATTTATCGCTGGCACCCTCTATTTTCTCAACAAGTATTCCCGCAATATTTTGAAGATGAAAACCGAGATTACGACAATGCAACTATTGAAGGTGGCGATGTATTAGTGATCGGTAAAGGCAATGTGTTAGTTGGGATCTCTGAGCGAACCACTCCCCAAGGGATTGAGAATCTAGCAAAGCAATTATTCCGAACTCATCAAGCCAAGCAAGTTATCGCGATTAAGCTACCTGAAGATCGATCATGTATGCATCTAGATACGGTAATGACTCATATGGACCATAACGTATTCTCTGTCTATCCAAGAGTCATAAATAAAGACATGCCGTGTTGGTCAATTACCCCTTGTGGTGAACAACAATTAGCGATTAAAGAAATGCCAAACTTTCAGCAGGTATTAAAATCAGCATTAGAGTTAGATGAACTCAATATCATCACTACTGGTGGTGACAGCTACGAAGCAGAACGAGAGCAATGGCATGACGCTAATAATGTATTAACGATTAAGCCTGGTGTTGTTGTGGCTTATGAGCGTAATACTTACACCAATGAAAAGTATGATAAAGCTGGCATTACTGTTCTTCCAATAACGGGAGATGAACTTGGTCGTGGCCGTGGTGGGGCAAGATGTATGAGTTGCCCAATAGAAAGAGATGGCATTTAA
- the argI gene encoding ornithine carbamoyltransferase chain I: MAFNIRNRNFLKLLDFTPKEIAHLLELSADLKKAKYAGYEQPRLSGKNIALIFEKASTRTRCAFEVAAFDQGAKVTYLGPSGSQIGQKESMKDTARVLGRMYDGIEYRGFGQSIVEELGKYAGVPVWNGLTDEFHPTQILADFLTMQEYANGKQLNQMTFAYLGDARNNMGNSLMVGAAKMGMEIRLIAPKQFWPEETLVAQCQEIAAQTGAKIILTEEVQTGVKGCDFLYTDVWVSMGEAPEAWDERVALMTPYQVNMDVIKATENPNVKFMHCLPAFHNNETAIGKEISEKYGMNGLEVTDEVFESDYSIVFDEAENRMHTIKAIMVATLGS, translated from the coding sequence ATGGCTTTTAATATACGTAATAGAAACTTTTTAAAACTCTTGGATTTTACTCCAAAAGAGATCGCACACTTACTTGAACTTTCTGCTGATTTAAAAAAAGCAAAATACGCTGGGTATGAACAACCTCGCCTCTCAGGTAAGAACATTGCACTTATTTTTGAAAAAGCCTCTACTCGTACTCGCTGTGCCTTTGAAGTCGCTGCTTTTGACCAAGGTGCTAAAGTCACTTATCTTGGTCCTTCAGGTTCTCAAATTGGCCAAAAAGAATCGATGAAAGACACTGCTCGCGTACTTGGTCGTATGTACGATGGCATTGAGTATCGTGGTTTTGGTCAATCCATTGTAGAAGAACTCGGTAAGTATGCTGGCGTTCCAGTTTGGAATGGATTAACTGATGAGTTTCACCCAACACAAATTCTGGCCGACTTTCTTACAATGCAAGAATATGCAAATGGTAAACAGTTAAATCAAATGACGTTTGCTTATCTTGGTGATGCCCGCAATAACATGGGCAACTCGCTGATGGTTGGCGCAGCAAAAATGGGCATGGAGATCCGTCTTATTGCACCAAAACAGTTTTGGCCAGAAGAAACATTAGTCGCTCAATGCCAAGAAATAGCAGCCCAAACTGGCGCCAAAATCATCCTAACGGAAGAAGTACAAACAGGCGTAAAAGGCTGTGACTTTTTATACACAGATGTTTGGGTTTCTATGGGTGAAGCACCAGAAGCATGGGATGAGCGTGTCGCATTAATGACGCCTTATCAAGTCAATATGGATGTGATTAAAGCAACCGAAAATCCAAACGTGAAATTCATGCACTGTTTACCCGCCTTTCATAATAATGAAACAGCCATTGGAAAAGAAATCTCAGAAAAGTATGGCATGAACGGTTTAGAAGTCACTGACGAAGTTTTTGAATCTGACTACTCTATCGTATTTGATGAAGCTGAAAATCGCATGCATACGATTAAAGCAATAATGGTAGCGACACTAGGAAGTTAA
- the pyrB gene encoding aspartate carbamoyltransferase catalytic subunit has protein sequence MANSLYQKHIISIPELSRQELELIVETAGNIKKEPQPDLLKNKVIASCFFEASTRTRLSFETAIQRLGGSVIGFDSAGNTSLAQKGETLADSVQVITSYVDAYVMRHPKEGAARLASEFSNGTPVINAGDGANQHPTQTLLDLYTIYETQGRLDNLNIAFVGDLKYGRTVHSLTQALAKFNGIKFFFIAPEVLAMPDYICEELDELGIEYQLLNEMDEAIPELDILYMTRVQKERFDESEYAHIKSAYILSAETLAPARENLKVLHPLPRVDEIDIDVDKTPHAYYFQQAENGVYARQALLALVLNETL, from the coding sequence ATGGCTAACTCGCTATATCAAAAGCACATCATTTCTATTCCAGAGCTTTCTCGTCAAGAGTTAGAACTGATTGTAGAAACAGCTGGTAATATTAAAAAAGAGCCTCAACCTGACTTATTAAAAAATAAAGTCATTGCGAGCTGTTTTTTTGAAGCCTCAACTCGTACCCGCTTATCTTTTGAAACCGCAATTCAACGTTTAGGTGGTTCTGTTATTGGGTTTGATTCTGCAGGTAATACGTCTCTTGCTCAAAAAGGCGAGACACTGGCAGACTCTGTTCAAGTGATTACCTCTTACGTTGATGCATATGTTATGCGTCATCCAAAAGAAGGCGCTGCACGTCTAGCCTCAGAGTTTTCTAATGGCACACCAGTCATCAATGCTGGCGACGGTGCGAATCAACATCCAACTCAAACGCTATTGGATTTATACACCATCTACGAAACTCAAGGGCGCTTAGATAATCTAAACATCGCTTTTGTTGGTGATTTAAAATACGGTCGTACCGTTCATTCATTAACCCAAGCGTTAGCTAAGTTTAATGGCATTAAGTTCTTCTTTATTGCTCCAGAAGTATTAGCGATGCCTGATTACATCTGTGAAGAATTAGATGAATTAGGCATTGAATATCAACTGTTAAATGAGATGGATGAAGCCATTCCTGAGTTAGATATTCTGTACATGACTCGTGTTCAGAAAGAGCGTTTTGATGAGTCTGAATACGCCCATATTAAGTCAGCCTATATTCTTTCAGCTGAAACGTTAGCACCTGCTCGTGAGAACTTAAAAGTTCTTCACCCGCTGCCTCGCGTAGATGAAATTGATATCGATGTTGATAAAACACCGCACGCTTACTACTTCCAACAAGCTGAGAATGGTGTTTATGCCCGCCAAGCTCTACTAGCTTTAGTTCTTAACGAAACACTTTAG
- the pyrI gene encoding aspartate carbamoyltransferase regulatory chain, whose translation MPNKTQLRVEAINNGTVIDHIPANIGVKVLKLFQMDKTTERVTIGLNLPSSAIGSKDLLKIENTFVTPEQASKLALYAPHATVNQIENYEVAKKIPLQLPTQITGVFECPNSNCITHGEPVDSSFKVITKNEDIHLKCKYCEKVYSREVVTDLN comes from the coding sequence ATGCCTAACAAAACTCAATTACGTGTTGAAGCAATCAACAACGGTACGGTAATCGACCATATCCCTGCGAACATTGGTGTTAAAGTCTTAAAACTATTTCAAATGGATAAAACGACAGAACGCGTAACTATTGGTTTAAACCTACCTTCTTCTGCGATTGGGTCTAAAGATCTATTAAAAATAGAAAATACCTTTGTTACACCAGAGCAAGCAAGTAAATTGGCGCTTTATGCTCCACACGCAACGGTCAATCAAATTGAAAACTATGAAGTAGCGAAGAAAATTCCTCTTCAGTTACCAACACAAATTACTGGTGTGTTTGAATGCCCGAACAGTAACTGTATTACTCATGGTGAACCGGTTGATAGTAGCTTTAAGGTCATTACAAAAAACGAAGACATACACTTAAAGTGTAAGTATTGTGAAAAGGTTTATTCACGTGAAGTGGTCACTGACTTAAATTAA
- a CDS encoding endoribonuclease L-PSP, with amino-acid sequence MTKVLHTDNAPAAIGPYIQGVDLGNMVLTSGQIPVNPATGEVSDDIAEQARQSLENVKAVVESSGLTVADIVKLTVFVKDLNDFGTVNEVYGNFFDEHNVANYPARSCVEVARLPKDVGIEIEAIAVRK; translated from the coding sequence ATGACTAAAGTTCTTCATACAGATAACGCACCAGCAGCAATTGGTCCATATATTCAAGGTGTTGACCTTGGTAATATGGTACTAACTTCAGGCCAGATCCCTGTAAACCCAGCAACTGGTGAAGTGTCTGATGATATTGCAGAGCAAGCTCGTCAATCACTAGAAAACGTGAAAGCCGTCGTTGAATCTTCTGGTCTAACGGTTGCTGATATCGTTAAATTAACGGTTTTCGTAAAAGACTTAAATGACTTTGGTACCGTCAATGAAGTGTACGGCAACTTCTTTGATGAGCACAATGTAGCAAACTACCCTGCACGTTCTTGTGTTGAGGTTGCTCGTCTTCCAAAAGATGTTGGCATTGAAATCGAAGCAATTGCAGTTCGTAAATAA
- the idi gene encoding isopentenyl-diphosphate Delta-isomerase, whose product MNEQVVLVNQQGETIGTMEKLEAHEKGLLHLAFSVLLYRETENEYEFLLQKRAECKYHSKGKWSNTCCSHPRVNESVELAGERRLAEEIGIVGVAADSFENLGWFIYQAELENGLSEHEQDYILLANTPNVEFTMNPDEVSDIQWWSESRIQQELVNNPAIFSVWFDTVFSKAIRYLATLDKK is encoded by the coding sequence ATGAATGAACAAGTTGTCCTTGTAAATCAACAAGGTGAAACCATTGGAACAATGGAAAAATTAGAGGCCCATGAAAAAGGGTTATTGCACTTAGCTTTTTCCGTTTTACTGTATCGTGAAACAGAAAATGAGTATGAATTTCTACTACAGAAGCGTGCTGAATGTAAATATCATAGTAAAGGAAAGTGGAGTAATACCTGTTGTTCTCATCCAAGAGTCAATGAGTCGGTTGAATTAGCAGGTGAGCGCCGATTAGCAGAAGAGATAGGAATTGTTGGTGTTGCAGCAGATAGTTTTGAAAACCTAGGTTGGTTTATTTATCAGGCAGAGCTAGAAAATGGTTTGAGTGAGCATGAACAAGACTACATATTACTTGCTAATACTCCTAATGTTGAATTCACGATGAACCCTGATGAAGTTAGTGACATACAGTGGTGGAGTGAGAGTCGCATTCAGCAAGAATTAGTAAATAACCCCGCTATATTTTCGGTTTGGTTTGATACTGTTTTTTCTAAAGCAATAAGATACTTAGCAACATTGGATAAAAAATAA
- the plsC gene encoding 1-acyl-sn-glycerol-3-phosphate acyltransferase, whose translation MIALLRLVALAIFAVFTFVFGCGYCLLSPRNPKHVYTFGLWFARMSRVFGIKLEVRVPESVKNAGPSLYIANHQNNWDLFTVSGAIQPRTVTVGKKSLAWMPLFGQLYWITGNILIDRNNRSKAVGTIAQVADNIKKRNVSVWMFPEGTRSRGRGLLPFKTGAFHAAIAAEVPVTPIVCSNTEGVKLNRWNNGVVIVEILPPVSLDGYDKTNVRELANECREQMKAKLEELNKEVAQRNQA comes from the coding sequence ATGATCGCATTGTTACGCCTAGTTGCTCTGGCTATCTTTGCTGTCTTTACGTTTGTATTTGGTTGCGGCTATTGTTTACTTAGTCCGCGAAATCCAAAACACGTTTATACTTTTGGCCTTTGGTTTGCTCGTATGTCTCGAGTGTTTGGTATTAAACTTGAAGTTCGCGTTCCGGAAAGTGTTAAAAATGCAGGCCCAAGTTTATACATTGCTAATCACCAAAATAACTGGGATTTATTCACTGTTTCTGGTGCAATTCAACCTCGTACAGTAACGGTAGGTAAAAAAAGCTTAGCGTGGATGCCACTGTTTGGTCAGTTGTATTGGATCACTGGTAATATCTTGATTGACCGTAATAATCGCAGTAAAGCGGTAGGTACGATTGCTCAAGTTGCTGATAACATTAAGAAGCGTAATGTTTCTGTTTGGATGTTCCCAGAAGGTACTCGTTCTCGTGGTCGTGGTTTATTGCCATTTAAAACGGGTGCGTTTCATGCAGCCATTGCGGCTGAAGTTCCGGTAACTCCGATTGTGTGTAGTAATACGGAAGGCGTAAAATTAAACCGTTGGAATAATGGTGTTGTGATTGTTGAGATCTTACCACCAGTGAGTCTTGATGGTTACGATAAAACAAACGTTCGTGAACTAGCGAATGAATGTCGTGAACAAATGAAAGCTAAGCTAGAAGAATTAAATAAAGAAGTTGCACAACGCAACCAAGCTTAA
- the murA gene encoding UDP-N-acetylglucosamine 1-carboxyvinyltransferase, with translation MYKFRIQGSEKPLSGEVTVSGAKNAALPILFAALLAEESVEVANVPKLRDVDTTMELLQRLGAKVSRNGSVHIDASSVNDFCAPYDLVKTMRASIWALGPLVARFGKGQVSLPGGCAIGARPVDLHINGLEQLGATIKLEDGYVKAEVDGRLKGAHIVMDKVSVGATITVMCAATLAEGTTVLENAAREPEIVDTAHFLNAIGAKVSGMGSDTITIEGVERLGGGYHEVVADRIETGTFLVAAAVSGGKVVCKNTKAHLLESVLAKLEEAGAKIETGEDWISLDMTGRELKAVNIRTAPHPAFPTDMQAQFTLLNMIAKGPGIITETIFENRFMHIPELQRMGAHAEIEGNTAICGDTDGLSGAQVMATDLRASASLVIAGCIAKGETIVDRIYHIDRGYDKIEDKLTALGANIERVRSSDL, from the coding sequence ATGTATAAGTTCCGAATTCAAGGAAGTGAAAAACCACTTTCTGGAGAGGTTACGGTTTCTGGTGCAAAAAATGCTGCACTACCAATTTTATTTGCTGCACTACTTGCTGAAGAATCAGTAGAAGTTGCAAATGTTCCAAAACTTCGTGATGTAGATACAACCATGGAGTTGCTACAACGTTTAGGTGCTAAAGTTTCTCGTAATGGCTCTGTGCATATCGATGCGAGTAGCGTAAATGATTTTTGTGCACCTTATGATTTAGTTAAAACGATGCGCGCCTCTATTTGGGCATTAGGTCCATTAGTTGCACGATTTGGTAAAGGGCAAGTATCCTTACCTGGTGGTTGTGCTATTGGTGCTCGTCCTGTTGATCTTCATATCAATGGCCTTGAGCAACTTGGTGCAACAATTAAGCTTGAAGATGGTTACGTTAAAGCGGAAGTTGATGGTCGTCTTAAAGGCGCTCATATCGTTATGGATAAAGTGAGTGTTGGTGCAACAATCACTGTTATGTGTGCGGCAACGTTAGCTGAAGGTACAACGGTATTAGAAAACGCAGCGCGTGAACCTGAAATTGTCGATACTGCTCATTTCCTAAATGCGATTGGTGCGAAAGTATCAGGCATGGGTAGTGATACGATTACTATCGAAGGCGTAGAACGTCTTGGTGGTGGCTATCATGAAGTGGTTGCTGACCGTATTGAAACAGGTACATTCCTTGTTGCAGCAGCGGTATCTGGTGGTAAAGTTGTTTGTAAGAACACTAAAGCGCATCTTTTGGAATCTGTATTAGCAAAGCTTGAAGAAGCAGGTGCTAAAATTGAAACGGGTGAAGACTGGATTAGCTTAGATATGACGGGACGTGAGCTTAAAGCGGTAAATATCCGTACAGCACCACACCCAGCATTCCCAACCGATATGCAAGCGCAATTTACGTTATTAAATATGATTGCAAAAGGCCCAGGTATTATTACTGAGACGATTTTTGAAAACCGTTTCATGCATATCCCTGAACTGCAACGCATGGGCGCTCACGCTGAAATTGAAGGTAATACTGCTATTTGTGGTGATACTGATGGTTTAAGTGGTGCTCAAGTGATGGCTACGGATTTACGTGCCTCTGCAAGCCTTGTTATCGCTGGTTGTATAGCAAAAGGTGAAACAATTGTTGATCGAATTTATCATATCGACCGTGGTTATGATAAGATCGAAGATAAGTTAACCGCATTAGGTGCGAATATCGAAAGAGTTCGTAGTAGCGATTTATAA
- a CDS encoding toluene tolerance protein, translated as MKQWLSAVIAVLCLFTAKIQAQEVDKTKPYEMMAQVSQETFSRLKAEQTAIQADPNRLKVIVKEELMPYVNIKYSAYKLLGSHLKKTTSEERAEFVKAFDAYLISSYAQVLTLYTNQEIVLEKAKKIPEGRSIISVRVDILDSARPTVKVDFKLRKNKKTGEWQAFDMVAEGVSLLSTKQSEWNGKIRKEGISSVSKELTTLAKQAIRLEGSK; from the coding sequence ATGAAGCAGTGGTTAAGTGCCGTTATAGCTGTGCTGTGTTTATTTACAGCAAAAATACAGGCTCAAGAGGTGGATAAAACTAAGCCCTATGAAATGATGGCTCAGGTATCCCAGGAAACATTTTCACGCTTAAAAGCAGAGCAAACAGCTATTCAAGCGGATCCGAATAGATTAAAAGTCATCGTGAAAGAAGAGTTAATGCCGTATGTAAATATAAAATACTCGGCATATAAATTACTGGGTTCTCATTTAAAGAAAACGACTTCGGAGGAGAGAGCTGAGTTTGTTAAGGCTTTTGATGCTTACTTAATCTCATCTTATGCTCAAGTATTAACTCTGTATACCAATCAAGAAATTGTATTAGAAAAAGCAAAGAAAATCCCTGAAGGAAGAAGTATTATTAGCGTACGAGTTGATATTCTAGATTCTGCTCGCCCAACAGTAAAAGTAGATTTTAAATTACGTAAAAATAAGAAAACAGGCGAATGGCAAGCTTTTGATATGGTTGCTGAGGGTGTCAGCCTACTATCGACTAAACAGTCTGAATGGAATGGTAAAATTCGTAAAGAAGGGATTAGTTCGGTGAGTAAAGAATTGACGACTTTAGCGAAGCAAGCAATTCGTTTGGAAGGAAGTAAATAA
- a CDS encoding membrane protein, MCE related protein has protein sequence MRQTRKVEFFVGLFVLSGMAALLMLLLKVADVRSGGSGENYILKAQFDNIGSLKSRSPIKIGGVVVGRVEAITLDTESYLPVVSMSIDKQFGSFPETSAAQILTSGLIGEQYIGIVPGFIDEDIDMLGDGDYIEDTKSALVLEDMIGQVLYSIGSDSSDKSEDK, from the coding sequence ATGCGACAGACTCGTAAAGTAGAATTTTTTGTTGGCCTTTTTGTTTTATCAGGAATGGCTGCATTGTTAATGCTATTGCTTAAAGTTGCCGATGTTCGTAGTGGAGGCAGTGGTGAGAACTACATCTTAAAAGCACAGTTTGATAATATAGGTAGTTTAAAATCACGCTCACCAATTAAGATTGGTGGTGTAGTCGTGGGTCGAGTTGAGGCGATTACATTAGATACAGAAAGTTATTTACCTGTTGTTAGTATGTCTATTGATAAACAGTTTGGAAGCTTCCCTGAAACGTCAGCAGCACAGATACTGACATCAGGGCTTATTGGCGAGCAATATATAGGGATCGTTCCAGGGTTTATTGATGAAGATATCGATATGTTAGGTGATGGCGATTATATTGAAGACACCAAATCTGCTTTGGTCTTAGAGGATATGATCGGCCAAGTACTATATAGCATTGGTAGTGATTCATCAGATAAAAGTGAGGATAAATAA
- a CDS encoding putative ABC transporter, permease protein, whose amino-acid sequence MSNFSLFSSIEQIGKRSLSVCEVLGRATFMLFGALIAKPQPVKMFPLLLTQLYSVGVRSLLIIVVSGLFIGMVISLQGYIILVDYGAETSLGQLVSLSLLRELGPVVTALLFAGRAGSALTAEIGLMKTTEQISSMEMMAIDPLRRIIAPRLWAGIISMPLLAMIFMAIGIWGGQIVGVEWKGIDYGSFWSLMQSSVDVRYDIVNSLIKCVVFAFVVTWIALFNGYDATPTSEGISLATTRTVVHSSLAVLGIDFVLTALMFGN is encoded by the coding sequence ATGAGTAACTTTTCACTGTTCTCATCTATTGAGCAAATTGGTAAGCGCTCACTATCAGTATGTGAAGTGCTTGGTCGTGCGACGTTTATGCTTTTTGGTGCTCTTATTGCAAAGCCGCAACCCGTAAAGATGTTCCCGTTATTGTTAACTCAGCTTTATTCTGTCGGTGTTCGTTCCCTTCTTATCATAGTCGTCTCAGGGCTATTTATTGGTATGGTGATTAGCTTACAAGGGTACATTATCTTGGTTGATTATGGTGCAGAGACCAGCTTAGGTCAGTTGGTGTCTTTATCCTTGTTAAGGGAACTTGGCCCTGTAGTGACTGCATTACTATTTGCTGGTCGTGCGGGTTCAGCGTTGACTGCTGAGATTGGCTTAATGAAAACTACAGAGCAAATTTCTAGCATGGAAATGATGGCTATTGATCCACTGCGCCGTATTATCGCACCACGCTTATGGGCAGGTATTATCTCAATGCCACTTTTAGCTATGATTTTTATGGCGATAGGTATTTGGGGTGGACAAATAGTCGGTGTTGAATGGAAAGGTATAGATTATGGTAGCTTTTGGTCATTAATGCAGTCATCGGTTGATGTGCGTTATGACATCGTAAACAGTCTTATTAAATGTGTTGTGTTTGCATTTGTCGTCACCTGGATTGCGTTGTTTAATGGTTATGACGCAACGCCAACTTCAGAAGGTATTTCATTAGCAACAACACGAACGGTAGTGCATTCGTCACTAGCGGTATTAGGTATTGATTTTGTGCTGACAGCACTGATGTTTGGGAATTAA
- a CDS encoding ABC transporter, ATP-binding protein yields the protein MNNGEIIANPELIKVENLTFKRGDRLIFDNINMSIPKGKITAIMGPSGIGKTTLLRLIGGQIPPESGDIHFEKWNIPTLGRKALYLARKKMGMLFQSGALFTDMNVFDNVAFPLREHTKLSESFIKTLVLLKLEAVGLRGASKLMPSELSGGMARRAALARAIALDPDLIMYDEPFVGQDPITMGVLVDLIRNLNDALGLTSVVVSHDVPEVMSIADHVYLLANGKIIAQGSPKELEANPDPQVRQFLDGRSDGPVPFRFPAKPLKEELFSHE from the coding sequence ATGAATAACGGTGAAATAATAGCCAACCCCGAATTGATAAAGGTAGAGAACTTAACCTTCAAACGTGGTGATAGACTGATTTTTGATAACATTAATATGTCGATCCCAAAAGGTAAAATTACCGCTATTATGGGGCCATCGGGCATAGGTAAAACGACCTTACTACGATTGATCGGAGGGCAAATCCCCCCTGAATCTGGAGATATTCATTTTGAAAAGTGGAACATTCCAACATTAGGTCGAAAAGCGCTGTATTTAGCTAGAAAAAAGATGGGAATGCTTTTTCAATCTGGTGCGCTTTTTACCGACATGAATGTATTTGATAATGTCGCTTTTCCACTGAGAGAGCACACCAAATTATCAGAAAGTTTTATTAAAACCTTGGTCTTATTAAAGCTTGAGGCCGTTGGTTTACGTGGTGCTTCAAAACTAATGCCGAGTGAATTGTCTGGCGGTATGGCTCGCCGAGCAGCTTTAGCTAGAGCGATAGCTTTAGACCCAGATTTAATCATGTATGATGAACCATTTGTTGGGCAGGATCCTATCACTATGGGGGTATTGGTTGATTTAATCCGCAACCTGAATGATGCATTAGGACTAACTTCTGTCGTGGTATCTCATGATGTTCCTGAAGTAATGAGTATTGCTGATCATGTTTATTTATTAGCGAATGGAAAAATCATAGCTCAAGGTTCACCAAAAGAGCTTGAGGCTAATCCAGACCCACAGGTACGTCAATTTTTAGATGGTCGCTCTGATGGACCGGTCCCTTTTCGTTTTCCTGCAAAACCTCTGAAGGAGGAACTATTCTCTCATGAGTAA
- a CDS encoding sodium/calcium exchanger protein, which produces MTELLMPTLLLIVGLSLLVWGADKLVFGSAALAKNYGISPLVIGMTILAMGSSAPEMMVSAAAALDGKTDTAVGNVIGSNIANIALILGITALIKPLAISSGIIRRELPLMLIVTILAGGIMYDNYLGFYEGVLLATLFIAFILAMLYISKNEQKNGDTLLEEQESEIPEGVANSKALFWVVIGLILLPLGANMLIDNAVVIAKHFGMSDLVIGLTIIALGTSLPELAASVAGVLKGEDDMAVGNIIGSNVFNILAVMGIPALIHPSIISEFIMGRDFYVMLGVSILLLLMALGKSRSINRIEGSILVVIFLVYQGYLFYTM; this is translated from the coding sequence ATGACAGAGCTGCTCATGCCAACTCTACTTCTTATCGTCGGCCTCTCTCTACTAGTTTGGGGCGCCGATAAACTGGTATTTGGTTCTGCCGCATTAGCGAAAAACTATGGTATCTCTCCACTTGTCATTGGTATGACAATCTTAGCTATGGGCTCATCTGCACCTGAAATGATGGTGTCTGCTGCTGCCGCACTAGATGGAAAAACAGATACCGCAGTTGGTAATGTTATTGGTTCAAACATTGCTAACATTGCATTAATTTTAGGGATTACCGCGTTAATTAAACCGCTAGCTATTAGCTCGGGGATTATTCGCCGCGAATTACCACTGATGTTAATTGTAACCATCTTAGCCGGTGGCATTATGTATGATAATTATCTTGGTTTTTATGAAGGGGTATTATTAGCAACTCTATTCATCGCTTTCATCCTAGCTATGCTGTACATAAGTAAAAATGAGCAAAAAAATGGGGATACATTACTTGAAGAACAAGAATCAGAGATCCCTGAAGGTGTAGCAAACAGCAAAGCACTATTTTGGGTTGTTATTGGTCTTATTTTACTGCCTCTTGGTGCAAATATGCTGATCGATAATGCCGTTGTTATTGCCAAACATTTTGGCATGAGCGACTTAGTTATCGGCTTAACTATTATTGCCCTAGGAACAAGTCTACCTGAGTTAGCCGCCTCTGTTGCTGGTGTTCTAAAAGGTGAAGATGATATGGCCGTTGGTAATATCATTGGTTCTAATGTATTTAACATTTTAGCCGTAATGGGTATACCTGCATTGATTCACCCATCAATCATCAGTGAATTTATTATGGGTCGTGATTTCTATGTAATGCTAGGTGTCTCGATTTTATTGCTCTTAATGGCGCTAGGGAAAAGTCGCAGCATTAACCGTATAGAAGGTAGCATTCTTGTTGTTATCTTCCTTGTCTACCAAGGTTACCTTTTCTATACAATGTAA